One genomic region from Augochlora pura isolate Apur16 chromosome 7, APUR_v2.2.1, whole genome shotgun sequence encodes:
- the LOC144472739 gene encoding glucose dehydrogenase [FAD, quinone]-like: MVFSAIVVTSALKGALGLVGTSLWLIPLLIAGLSYYRYDQLDPESRPINRYPLYAEYDFIVVGGGSAGAVVASRISEIPDWNVLLLEAGPDENEITDVPSLAAYLQLTKLDWKYKTEPTGRACLAMKGGRCNWPRGKVLGGSSVLNYMLYVRGNRHDYDHWEALGNPGWGFSQALYYFKKSEDNRNPYLQKSPYHSTGGYLTVQESPWKTPLVVAFVQAGVEMGYENRDINGERQTGFMIAQGTIRRGSRCSTAKAFLRPVRLRRNIHTAMNAHVTRVLIDPVTMRATGVEFIRDGRRQIVRARKEVILSAGAINSAQILMLSGIGPREHLQEMGIPVIKDLRVGDNLQDHVGMGGLTFLVDKPVSIVQNRFQAAPITMHYVANGRGPMTTLGGVEGYAFVNTKFANRSIDYPDIQFHMAPASINSDAGVQVRRVLGLTDEVYDAVYKPIADKDAWTIMPLLLRPRSRGTVRLRSSNPFHSPLIDANYFADPRDIATLVEGAKLAMKVSEAKVFRQFGSRVHRVNLPGCKQFKFASDAYWDCHIRHISMTIYHPVGTTKMGPPTDPTAVVDPRLRVYGIGGLRVIDASIMPTISSGNTNAPVIMIGEKGADLVKGDWLMNYETAR; the protein is encoded by the exons ATGGTGTTCAGCGCGATAGTGGTGACATCTGCCTTGAAGGGAGCCCTGGGCCTCGTAGGGACGAGCCTATGGTTAATTCCGTTGCTAATAGCAGGCCTGTCCTACTACCGCTACGACCAACTGGACCCGGAAAGCCGGCCCATAAACAGATATCCTTTGTACGCGGAATACGACTTCATCGTGGTAGGGGGAGGCTCGGCGGGAGCAGTGGTTGCTAGCAGGATATCAGAAATCCCGGATTGGAATGTCCTTCTGCTAGAAGCTGGGCCAGACGAGAACGAGATAACTGATGTGCCTTCACTGGCTGCCTATCTTCAGCTGACCAAGTTGGATTGGAAGTATAAGACAGAGCCGACTGGCAGGGCCTGTTTGGCGATGAAAGGTGGCCGATGCAATTGGCCCAGGGGTAAGGTCTTAGGTGGTTCCAGCGTACTCAACTATATGTTGTACGTCCGAGGGAATCGACATGATTACGACCACTGGGAGGCTCTTGGTAATCCTGGCTGGGGGTTCAGTCAGGCTTTGTACTACTTCAAGAAGTCCGAAGACAACCGCAATCCTTATCTCCAGAAAAGCCCCTATCATTCTACGGGTGGCTACCTAACG GTGCAGGAATCCCCATGGAAGACACCCCTGGTGGTCGCCTTCGTGCAGGCCGGGGTGGAGATGGGGTACGAGAACAGGGACATCAACGGCGAACGTCAGACAGGCTTCATGATTGCACAAGGGACCATCCGCAGAGGTAGCAGATGCTCCACAGCGAAGGCGTTCCTTCGTCCTGTAAGACTCCGTAGGAACATCCACACGGCTATGAACGCCCACGTGACCAGGGTGCTGATAGACCCGGTAACCATGCGGGCTACTGGCGTGGAGTTCATCAGGGACGGTCGTAGGCAAATCGTCAGAGCACGAAAAGAGGTGATCCTCTCAGCGGGAGCTATAAACAGCGCCCAGATTCTGATGCTGTCTGGCATAGGGCCGCGGGAACATCTTCAGGAAATGGGCATCCCTGTGATCAAGGATCTCAGAGTCGGAGACAACCTCCAAGACCACGTTGGCATGGGTGGGTTAACCTTTTTAGTCGACAAGCCCGTCTCCATAGTGCAAAACCGGTTTCAGGCTGCGCCGATCACTATGCACTACGTAGCCAATGGAAGGGGGCCCATGACTACCCTGGGAGGAGTCGAAGGCTACGCCTTTGTCAACACTAAGTTCGCCAACAGATCCATCGACTACCCTGACATCCAGTTCCACATGGCACCGGCTTCTATCAATTCCGACGCTGGAGTCCAGGTCCGAAGAGTCCTGGGTCTCACCGATGAGGTCTACGACGCTGTCTACAAGCCCATCGCGGATAAGGATGCTTGGACCATCATGCCACTGCTGTTGAGACCGAGATCTCGCGGCACTGTCAGATTGAGGAGCTCCAACCCCTTTCACAGTCCCCTAATCGACGCCAACTACTTCGCCGATCCCAGAGACATCGCCACCTTGGTCGAGGGTGCTAAGTTAGCTATGAAAGTCAGTGAGGCCAAGGTGTTCAGGCAGTTTGGCTCCAGGGTGCACCGGGTCAACCTGCCGGGCTGCAAGCAGTTCAAGTTTGCCTCCGACGCTTATTGGGACTGCCACATCAGGCATATTTCTATGACAATCTATCATCCGGTCGGAACCACGAAGATGGGCCCGCCTACCGATCCCACCGCTGTCGTGGACCCCAGGTTGAGGGTCTACGGGATTGGCGGGCTCCGAGTGATCGATGCGTCTATCATGCCCACTATCAGCAGTGGAAACACTAATGCTCCGGTTATCATGATTGGGGAAAAGGGTGCAGATCTTGTTAAGGGCGACTGGTTGATGAACTACGAAACCGCGAGATGA